Within Asterias rubens unplaced genomic scaffold, eAstRub1.3, whole genome shotgun sequence, the genomic segment ATGCTATTTGATCcgttttgtcaaagactacatacaaaaagtttacaaaagttTGCCACCTTACTGCATAGTGGTCCTTTTTGTGattgattgtatttttcttgaaacttgatgttttttgttcCATTGTTACAGCAACTGATTCCGGGGCTCACCATCTACAGGATAGATGCAGCAAGAAAGCATGCTAAGGAAAGTGGTGGAGGGCAACCAGTAGAGTTGGAGCCAATAACAAGACTACAGAAGAGCAAGGTTGATCACTTTATTCAATTCATCTCACGCCCAGAGTTTGTTCAAGACGTTGCATTTGGGACCAGGAGACTGAAGCTCAGTCATGGAGAAAAGATTGAAATCCCAAATGTTGTTCGAACCGTCGTCGTGTCTCGTCTTGTTGATTTATATCAAGTTTACTGTCAAGAGATTGGAATCACTCCACTTGGTCGTAGCTCACTGTTCAGTATCACTCAGGTGAGAATTATGTGTTATTCAATCTTGCCAGTTGCatcaattttttgttaattcTTTTGTTTATAGTATGGATCGATTATGTACAGCATCGATATGGTCAATGAGTTGCACATTGTAAAAGTGCAGTTTAATTCTTTCACAGGTGTGTGCTGCTGCCAATACCTGAAATCGGACTTCAAACTCCATTTTCAGGAAAACAATTCCTGTCCTGATCACTGTTGGACTTATGCACTGAGTCCTAAAGATTCTTGCAACCATCCTCATGACGTCCACTGTGAGGTATGTGACGACCTACGTCTTCTGCTAAATGAAGTTGAGTTCTCCATATCAAGTGTCGACACAAAGTACAAGTAAGTTTCTTAGGATGGGTTATGGAACCTCTCCGACATCAATTCTTAGAGAGTACAATTTGTGTGCACAATGGTTCATACTCATgacattaattttattgtgaGGATCTATGTTTTATTCCAGGTACCCATCACAGAAGGACGAAGTAGCATATGATTTTGAGTCCGCCAAGGACCGTATCATTGGTCTAAAAAATCATCTTGTGCGTACAATGGCTCAGGAAAAGTGCAAAGAGGATATTCTTTCGAACCTTACCTCTTCCCAAGCACTTTTGACTATGGATTGGGCAATGAAGTATTTGCCGAGACGATTTAGAGAAGCTCAACAAGATTGGTTTGGCAAGAAAGGGACATCCTGGCATGTGACGGTTGCTGTGATGAAATCTGGCAGTGAATTTGAGGTAAAAAGTTTGATCATGATACAAATCACTAAAAAGCCATAATTTGtcattcacatttttattttatttgtttaatgacTCAGcagatttaacaaataaaatacacaaagacCTGTGCGAAAGAAGCACTCATGATGAATTGTGAATAATAACTTGTATAACCATGTGTTATCCTTGGTTCATCACTTGAAGGGAATGATACTTGTTACTTACACAGATGTGTGGTAAGCAACACATATACTTGGTGTTTTTTATGagatgaaaaagaaaaagaaaaaagcaacAACACATGCGTGTCACATGGGACTCATATTGTTCAAAAACCACCGACTtgactgcatttttttttcacacatcggtatacaacaaaaattagaaGTACTTTATCTTGATGCAAATCTTACATCATTAAAATAACATTCATGTCTTTCTTGTTATCTTCAGATTTTGTGCTTCGTCCATCTAATCCAGCCATGTGTCCAGAATTGGTGGAGCGTACTGTTAGTACTAGAAGCCTCGTTGCTTGAGCTGAAACGAAGGCGTCCAAACATCACCGAAGTCTCTCTTA encodes:
- the LOC117306651 gene encoding uncharacterized protein LOC117306651; protein product: MLRSTSSLVVCYQAADNWCTKRQILSILAHNMTKQRLMQLIPGLTIYRIDAARKHAKESGGGQPVELEPITRLQKSKVDHFIQFISRPEFVQDVAFGTRRLKLSHGEKIEIPNVVRTVVVSRLVDLYQVYCQEIGITPLGRSSLFSITQVCAAANT